One genomic window of Camelina sativa cultivar DH55 chromosome 5, Cs, whole genome shotgun sequence includes the following:
- the LOC104784878 gene encoding uncharacterized protein LOC104784878: protein MRCKRHTVDFSSSIGVCASCLRERLFSLAVSTAASQTDDHHSRISPPPLLFPRSVSPYVAPRKSDAGVDSVVSSSSSNNRLFFSTPQVLEGGGRRGSTSSEKVFVSSKKKNKKNGLSRFSSFFRPTTRSDVYDSRRDSCDDASTVFSQSSTSSSRSWLSKVLSVRSKKQQSNTTTCYIEDLIAAESDHHRNRPRQRYCKGMSPAGESTTNEDSVEESPGRLRRTPAMGTPGRRKPKVGFGRSVSGMAFCLSPLVRAKPSSNCSSNWRGRFLPDFGYSGELKSPAKPHLSTAASFCGNRSKKLVDLGRLDHRR, encoded by the coding sequence ATGAGGTGTAAGAGACATACAGTAGATTTTAGTAGCAGTATAGGCGTTTGTGCTTCTTGTCTCCGTGAGCGTCTCTTCTCTCTCGCCGTTTCTACCGCCGCCTCTCAAACCGACGATCATCATTCTCgtatctctcctcctcctctgctttTCCCTCGCTCTGTTTCTCCTTACGTTGCTCCTAGAAAATCTGACGCCGGAGTAGACTCTgtagtatcttcttcttcttctaataacaGACTCTTCTTCTCAACGCCTCAAGTATTGGAaggtggaggaagaagaggttcaACCTCATCGGAAAAAGTCTTCGTATCatctaagaagaagaacaaaaaaaacggtTTATCTCGTTTCTCAAGCTTCTTCAGACCGACGACGAGATCTGACGTTTACGATTCGCGTCGCGATTCATGCGACGACGCCTCCACCGTTTTTTCTCAGTCGTCAACATCGTCGTCAAGGTCATGGCTCTCTAAAGTTCTCTCAGTTCGATCAAAGAAGCAACAGTCAAACACAACGACCTGCTACATCGAGGATTTGATCGCTGCAGAGTCCGATCATCATCGAAATCGACCTAGACAGAGATATTGTAAAGGAATGTCGCCGGCGGGAGAATCAACGACGAACGAAGACTCAGTTGAGGAATCACCAGGTAGGTTAAGAAGAACGCCGGCGATGGGAACTCCGGGGAGGAGGAAACCTAAGGTTGGGTTTGGTAGAAGCGTTTCAGGGATGGCTTTTTGTTTGAGTCCGTTAGTGAGAGCTAAACCATCGTCTAACTGTTCTTCTAACTGGAGAGGGAGATTTCTGCCGGATTTTGGATATTCCGGCGAGTTGAAGTCGCCGGCGAAGCCTCACCTTTCGACGGCGGCGTCTTTTTGTGGTAACCGGTCTAAGAAGCTTGTTGATTTAGGAAGACTTGATCACCGCCgttga
- the LOC104784876 gene encoding lysine-specific demethylase JMJ25-like isoform X2 — protein MDSAEDVAMVVEEANGRGRRIRRASTKLTNYVDPVTDDDDEDHGSNKRKRAPRKTQQKVHDDEGGVKETASAKTTKEDSDSEKDLIAEDSGNQITIGARRTRKRTNNNKDEIDDGEVPAKPNKRSRNRSNNTENAGSADQSNLCHQCQRNDKGYVVRCHNCKTKRFCLPCLKTWYPNIPHEDVASKCPFCCGICCCRRCLRLDNKIHGINPNLEVSKDAKIQCSKYILRWLLPHMKELVDEQLAEMEIEAKISGLKFEEVRPLDAESFPDERLYCDICKTSIFDLHRSCSACTCDICLTCCLEIRNGKAEACQEDVSWNYVNRGLEYEHGDEGKVIDQPDDDDKPIEKPDDDKPVCKDHMNNPSLWKANEAGIITCHCGAEGLKLKRLLPLGWVSDLLKKVEKLADASELLDLPETVLEQCPCFNSNGHIDMENGKLLKAACREGSEDNFLYCPSVRDVQQDDSKHFQHHWVKGEPVIVRNVLEATSGFSWEPMVTYRACRQIRNTNHETLLDVHSTDCLDFCEVKTNLRDFFTGYIKGRYDRMGWPQVWKLKDWPPSKAFEENLPRHAMEFLCSLPLKQYTHPDNGPLNLAVKLPKNCLKPDMGPKTYIAYGFEKEFGRGDSVTKLHCDMSDAVNVLTHISEVAIEEGKQSGIEELKKKHAKQDVKELYSSVANKEEMIKILVKSQQEAENVESDDGALWDIFRREDIPKLESYLLKHYQEFRHFYCCPLSQVSHPIHDQTIYLTRYHIKKLKEEYGIEPWTFNQKLGDAVLIPVGCPHQVRNLKSCTKVALDFVSPENISECLRLTKQFRLLPPNHFAKEDKLEVKKMIIHAVDKSLRDLSGEEYPEPEEKKTFKGGKSKAKRGTKGGAKAAKKLPLSERSLEAQVEKKAEEEKSKGIVDKTLEDLPPSEKSSWEEKSKGIVNPIDKALEDMPPTEKKFQEAEGVKRAKIVKTYVRKKFRSRGGEKSQDSKDIRAEEKAEK, from the exons ATGGATTCTGCGGAGGATGTTGCTATGGTGGTTGAAGAAGCGAACGGTCGCGGCCGTAGGATTCGGAGAGCTTCTACGAAGTTGACGAATTACGTTGACCCTGTCactgacgacgacgacgaagaccATGGATCCAATAAGCGAAAGAGGGCTCCGAGAAAGACACAGCAGAAGGTACACGACGACGAAGGTGGTGTGAAGGAGACAGCCTCAGCTAAGACCACCAAGGAGGACTCGGACTCGGAAAAAGACTTAATTGCTGAGGATTCTGGAAACCAGATTACGATTGGGGCGAGGAGGACTCGGAAAAGGACTAATAATAACAAGGATGAAATCGACGACGGTGAGGTTCCAGCTAAGCCGAACAAGAGATCGAGGAACAGATCTAACAACACG GAGAATGCTGGAAGTGCAGATCAGTCCAATCTGTGTCATCAATGTCAAAGGAATGATAAAGGGTATGTTGTGCGGTGTCACAACTGCAAGACGAAACGTTTTTGTCTCCCTTGCTTGAAAACTTG GTACCCAAACATACCACACGAAGATGTTGCCAGTAAATGCCCATTCTGCTGTGGTATTTGCTGTTGCAGACGATGTTTGCGTCTTGATAATAAGATACAC GGCATAAATCCGAATCTCGAGGTCAGCAAGGACGCCAAAATTCAATGCTCTAAATATATTTTGCGATGGCTTCTCCCACATATGAAGGAATTAGTTGATGAACAACTTGCTGAGATGGAAATTGAGGCCAAGATATCTG GACTGAAGTTTGAAGAGGTGAGGCCCCTAGACGCTGAATCTTTCCCTGATGAAAGACTATACTG TGATATCTGCAAGACTTCGATCTTTGATCTCCATAGGAGTTGCTCGGCCTGTACTTGTGATATCTGCCTTACATGTTGCCTTGAGATCCGCAATGGAAAGGCTGAGGCATGTCAGGAGGATGTGTCCTGGAATTATGTTAACCGAGGTTTAGAGTATGAACATGGAGATGAAGGCAAAGTTATTGATCAGccggatgatgatgataagccTATTGAGAAGCCAGATGATGATAAGCCGGTTTGCAAAGACCATATGAATAACCCATCTTTGTGGAAAGCAAATGAAGCTGGAATCATTACTTGTCACTGTGGTGCTGAGGGTTTAAAGTTGAAACGCCTACTTCCTCTTGGTTGGGTATCTGATTTGTTAAAGAAAGTAGAAAAACTTGCTGATGCCAGCGAGCTTTTGGATTTACCTGAAACTGTTTTGGAGCAATGCCCTTGTTTTAACTCTAATGGtcatattgacatggaaaatgGTAAACTGTTAAAGGCTGCTTGTCGAGAAGGTTCGGAAGACAATTTTCTGTATTGTCCAAGTGTAAGAGATGTTCAACAAGATGACTCGAAGCATTTTCAACATCATTGGGTAAAAGGTGAGCCTGTGATTGTGAGGAATGTGCTTGAGGCTACATCTGGTTTTAGCTGGGAACCAATGGTAACGTATCGTGCCTGCCGTCAAATACGCAACACCAATCATGAAACACTTCTAGATGTTCATTCTACTGATTGTCTGGACTTCTGTGAG GTAAAGACTAATCTTCGCGACTTCTTTACCGGATACATTAAGGGCCGATATGATCGAATGG GTTGGCCACAAGTTTGGAAACTGAAAGATTGGCCTCCATCTAAGGCCTTCGAAGAAAACTTGCCACGTCATGCGATGGAGTTCTTATGCAGTTTGCCTTTGAAGCAGTACACTCACCCTGATAATGGACCATTGAATCTGGCTGTCAAACTGCCTAAAAATTGCTTGAAGCCAGACATGGGGCCAAAGACATATATTGCTTATGGATTTGAGAAGGAGTTTGGCCGTGGAGATTCTGTTACTAAGCTCCATTGCGACATGTCTGATGCG GTGAATGTATTGACGCACATATCTGAAGTGGCCATTGAAGAGGGAAAACAATCTGGAATTGAAGAACTGAAAAAGAAGCATGCTAAACAAGATGTCAAAGAGCTGTATAGCTCTGTAGCTAACAAGGAGGAAATGATAAAGATTCTTGTCAAGTCTCAACAAGAAGCCGAAAATGTTGAATCTGATGATGGAGCTCTCTGGGACATTTTCCGTAGAGAAGACATTCCTAAATTAGAAAGTTACCTTCTGAAACATTACCAGGAGTTTAGACATTTCTACTGCTGCCCTTTGTCGCAG GTTTCTCACCCGATACACGACCAGACCATCTATCTAACACGATATCATATCAAGAAGCTGAAAGAAGAATATG GTATTGAACCATGGACCTTTAATCAGAAGCTTGGCGATGCTGTCTTAATACCTGTCGGGTGCCCGCATCAAGTCCGAAATTTGaag TCTTGCACAAAGGTAGCGCTTGACTTTGTCTCACCTGAAAATATCAGCGAGTGTTTACGCTTGACAAAACAGTTTCGTCTACTTCCACCTAATCATTTTGCAAAAGAAGACAAGTTGGAG GTTAAGAAGATGATAATCCATGCAGTCGATAAGTCTCTCAGGGACTTAAGTGGAGAGGa GTATCCAGAACccgaagagaagaaaacatttAAGGGAGGGAAAAGTAAGGCAAAGAGGGGAACCAAGGGAGGTGCTAAGGCTGCCAAAAAGTTACCTCTAAGTGAAAG GTCTTTGGAAGCTCAAGTGGAGAAAAAAGCTGAAGAGGAGAAATCAAAGGGGATAGTCGATAAGACTCTCGAAGACTTACCTCCAAGTGAAAA GTCTTCTTGGGAGGAGAAGTCAAAGGGGATAGTGAATCCAATCGATAAGGCTCTGGAAGACATGCCTCCAACTGAAAAGAA GTTTCAAGAAGCCGAAGGGGTGAAAAGAGCCAAGATAGTAAAGACATACGTGCGGAAGAAATTCAGAAGCCGAGGGGGTGAAAAGAGCCAAGATAGTAAAGACATACGTGCGGAAGAAAAAGCAGAGAAGTGA
- the LOC104784877 gene encoding ras-related protein RABH1b has translation MAPVSALAKYKLVFLGDQSVGKTSIITRFMYDKFDNTYQATIGIDFLSKTMYLEDRTVRLQLWDTAGQERFRSLIPSYIRDSSVAVIVYDVASRQSFLNTTKWIDEVRTERGSDVIVVLVGNKTDLVEKRQVSIEEAEAKARELNVMFIETSAKAGFNIKALFRKIAAALPGMETLSSTKQEDMVDVNLKSSNANASMSQQQSGGCSC, from the exons ATGGCTCCGGTCTCGGCGCTCGCCAAGTATAAGCTGGTGTTTTTGGGAGATCAATCCGTCGGCAAAACCAGTATCATCACTCGATTCATGTACGACAAATTCGACAATACTTACCAG GCCACAATTGGTATTGATTTTCTATCAAAGACAATGTACCTTGAAGATCGAACTGTCAGACTTCAGCTTTG GGATACAGCAGGGCAAGAGCGATTCAGGAGTCTTATTCCGAGCTATATCAGGGATTCGTCTGTTGCTGTTATTGTGTATGATGTTGCAA GCAGGCAATCCTTTCTAAACACTACTAAGTGGATCGATGAGGTTAGGACAGAGCGTGGTAGTGATGTGATAGTTGTGCTTGTGGGAAACAAAACTGACCTTGTGGAAAAAAG ACAAGTGTCAATAGAGGAAGCAGAAGCTAAGGCTCGTGAACTTAATGTAATGTTTATCGAAACCAGTGCCAAAGCAGGCTTCAACATCAAG GCTCTCTTCCGCAAGATAGCAGCAGCTTTGCCCGGAATGGAAACATTGTCTTCGACAAAGCAAGAAGATATGGTTGATGTCAATCTCAAGTCTTCCAATGCAAATGCATCTATGTCTCAGCAGCAATCAGGAGGATGCTCTTGCTAA
- the LOC104784876 gene encoding lysine-specific demethylase JMJ25-like isoform X3 yields the protein MDSAEDVAMVVEEANGRGRRIRRASTKLTNYVDPVTDDDDEDHGSNKRKRAPRKTQQKVHDDEGGVKETASAKTTKEDSDSEKDLIAEDSGNQITIGARRTRKRTNNNKDEIDDGEVPAKPNKRSRNRSNNTENAGSADQSNLCHQCQRNDKGYVVRCHNCKTKRFCLPCLKTWYPNIPHEDVASKCPFCCGICCCRRCLRLDNKIHGINPNLEVSKDAKIQCSKYILRWLLPHMKELVDEQLAEMEIEAKISGLKFEEVRPLDAESFPDERLYCDICKTSIFDLHRSCSACTCDICLTCCLEIRNGKAEACQEDVSWNYVNRGLEYEHGDEGKVIDQPDDDDKPIEKPDDDKPVCKDHMNNPSLWKANEAGIITCHCGAEGLKLKRLLPLGWVSDLLKKVEKLADASELLDLPETVLEQCPCFNSNGHIDMENGKLLKAACREGSEDNFLYCPSVRDVQQDDSKHFQHHWVKGEPVIVRNVLEATSGFSWEPMVTYRACRQIRNTNHETLLDVHSTDCLDFCEVKTNLRDFFTGYIKGRYDRMGWPQVRKLKDWPPSKAFEENLPRHAMEFLCSLPLKQYTHPDNGPLNLAVKLPKNCLKPDMGPKTYIAYGFEKEFGRGDSVTKLHCDMSDAVNVLTHISEVAIEEGKQSGIEELKKKHAKQDVKELYSSVANKEEMIKILVKSQQEAENVESDDGALWDIFRREDIPKLESYLLKHYQEFRHFYCCPLSQVSHPIHDQTIYLTRYHIKKLKEEYGIEPWTFNQKLGDAVLIPVGCPHQVRNLKSCTKVALDFVSPENISECLRLTKQFRLLPPNHFAKEDKLEVKKMIIHAVDKSLRDLSGEEYPEPEEKKTFKGGKSKAKRGTKGGAKAAKKLPLSERSLEAQVEKKAEEEKSKGIVDKTLEDLPPSEKSSWEEKSKGIVNPIDKALEDMPPTEKKFQEAEGVKRAKIVKTYVRKKFRSRGGEKSQDSKDIRAEEKAEK from the exons ATGGATTCTGCGGAGGATGTTGCTATGGTGGTTGAAGAAGCGAACGGTCGCGGCCGTAGGATTCGGAGAGCTTCTACGAAGTTGACGAATTACGTTGACCCTGTCactgacgacgacgacgaagaccATGGATCCAATAAGCGAAAGAGGGCTCCGAGAAAGACACAGCAGAAGGTACACGACGACGAAGGTGGTGTGAAGGAGACAGCCTCAGCTAAGACCACCAAGGAGGACTCGGACTCGGAAAAAGACTTAATTGCTGAGGATTCTGGAAACCAGATTACGATTGGGGCGAGGAGGACTCGGAAAAGGACTAATAATAACAAGGATGAAATCGACGACGGTGAGGTTCCAGCTAAGCCGAACAAGAGATCGAGGAACAGATCTAACAACACG GAGAATGCTGGAAGTGCAGATCAGTCCAATCTGTGTCATCAATGTCAAAGGAATGATAAAGGGTATGTTGTGCGGTGTCACAACTGCAAGACGAAACGTTTTTGTCTCCCTTGCTTGAAAACTTG GTACCCAAACATACCACACGAAGATGTTGCCAGTAAATGCCCATTCTGCTGTGGTATTTGCTGTTGCAGACGATGTTTGCGTCTTGATAATAAGATACAC GGCATAAATCCGAATCTCGAGGTCAGCAAGGACGCCAAAATTCAATGCTCTAAATATATTTTGCGATGGCTTCTCCCACATATGAAGGAATTAGTTGATGAACAACTTGCTGAGATGGAAATTGAGGCCAAGATATCTG GACTGAAGTTTGAAGAGGTGAGGCCCCTAGACGCTGAATCTTTCCCTGATGAAAGACTATACTG TGATATCTGCAAGACTTCGATCTTTGATCTCCATAGGAGTTGCTCGGCCTGTACTTGTGATATCTGCCTTACATGTTGCCTTGAGATCCGCAATGGAAAGGCTGAGGCATGTCAGGAGGATGTGTCCTGGAATTATGTTAACCGAGGTTTAGAGTATGAACATGGAGATGAAGGCAAAGTTATTGATCAGccggatgatgatgataagccTATTGAGAAGCCAGATGATGATAAGCCGGTTTGCAAAGACCATATGAATAACCCATCTTTGTGGAAAGCAAATGAAGCTGGAATCATTACTTGTCACTGTGGTGCTGAGGGTTTAAAGTTGAAACGCCTACTTCCTCTTGGTTGGGTATCTGATTTGTTAAAGAAAGTAGAAAAACTTGCTGATGCCAGCGAGCTTTTGGATTTACCTGAAACTGTTTTGGAGCAATGCCCTTGTTTTAACTCTAATGGtcatattgacatggaaaatgGTAAACTGTTAAAGGCTGCTTGTCGAGAAGGTTCGGAAGACAATTTTCTGTATTGTCCAAGTGTAAGAGATGTTCAACAAGATGACTCGAAGCATTTTCAACATCATTGGGTAAAAGGTGAGCCTGTGATTGTGAGGAATGTGCTTGAGGCTACATCTGGTTTTAGCTGGGAACCAATGGTAACGTATCGTGCCTGCCGTCAAATACGCAACACCAATCATGAAACACTTCTAGATGTTCATTCTACTGATTGTCTGGACTTCTGTGAG GTAAAGACTAATCTTCGCGACTTCTTTACCGGATACATTAAGGGCCGATATGATCGAATGGGTTGGCCACAAGTTAGGAAACTGAAAG ATTGGCCTCCATCTAAGGCCTTCGAAGAAAACTTGCCACGTCATGCGATGGAGTTCTTATGCAGTTTGCCTTTGAAGCAGTACACTCACCCTGATAATGGACCATTGAATCTGGCTGTCAAACTGCCTAAAAATTGCTTGAAGCCAGACATGGGGCCAAAGACATATATTGCTTATGGATTTGAGAAGGAGTTTGGCCGTGGAGATTCTGTTACTAAGCTCCATTGCGACATGTCTGATGCG GTGAATGTATTGACGCACATATCTGAAGTGGCCATTGAAGAGGGAAAACAATCTGGAATTGAAGAACTGAAAAAGAAGCATGCTAAACAAGATGTCAAAGAGCTGTATAGCTCTGTAGCTAACAAGGAGGAAATGATAAAGATTCTTGTCAAGTCTCAACAAGAAGCCGAAAATGTTGAATCTGATGATGGAGCTCTCTGGGACATTTTCCGTAGAGAAGACATTCCTAAATTAGAAAGTTACCTTCTGAAACATTACCAGGAGTTTAGACATTTCTACTGCTGCCCTTTGTCGCAG GTTTCTCACCCGATACACGACCAGACCATCTATCTAACACGATATCATATCAAGAAGCTGAAAGAAGAATATG GTATTGAACCATGGACCTTTAATCAGAAGCTTGGCGATGCTGTCTTAATACCTGTCGGGTGCCCGCATCAAGTCCGAAATTTGaag TCTTGCACAAAGGTAGCGCTTGACTTTGTCTCACCTGAAAATATCAGCGAGTGTTTACGCTTGACAAAACAGTTTCGTCTACTTCCACCTAATCATTTTGCAAAAGAAGACAAGTTGGAG GTTAAGAAGATGATAATCCATGCAGTCGATAAGTCTCTCAGGGACTTAAGTGGAGAGGa GTATCCAGAACccgaagagaagaaaacatttAAGGGAGGGAAAAGTAAGGCAAAGAGGGGAACCAAGGGAGGTGCTAAGGCTGCCAAAAAGTTACCTCTAAGTGAAAG GTCTTTGGAAGCTCAAGTGGAGAAAAAAGCTGAAGAGGAGAAATCAAAGGGGATAGTCGATAAGACTCTCGAAGACTTACCTCCAAGTGAAAA GTCTTCTTGGGAGGAGAAGTCAAAGGGGATAGTGAATCCAATCGATAAGGCTCTGGAAGACATGCCTCCAACTGAAAAGAA GTTTCAAGAAGCCGAAGGGGTGAAAAGAGCCAAGATAGTAAAGACATACGTGCGGAAGAAATTCAGAAGCCGAGGGGGTGAAAAGAGCCAAGATAGTAAAGACATACGTGCGGAAGAAAAAGCAGAGAAGTGA
- the LOC104784876 gene encoding lysine-specific demethylase JMJ25-like isoform X1: MDSAEDVAMVVEEANGRGRRIRRASTKLTNYVDPVTDDDDEDHGSNKRKRAPRKTQQKVHDDEGGVKETASAKTTKEDSDSEKDLIAEDSGNQITIGARRTRKRTNNNKDEIDDGEVPAKPNKRSRNRSNNTENAGSADQSNLCHQCQRNDKGYVVRCHNCKTKRFCLPCLKTWYPNIPHEDVASKCPFCCGICCCRRCLRLDNKIHGINPNLEVSKDAKIQCSKYILRWLLPHMKELVDEQLAEMEIEAKISGLKFEEVRPLDAESFPDERLYCDICKTSIFDLHRSCSACTCDICLTCCLEIRNGKAEACQEDVSWNYVNRGLEYEHGDEGKVIDQPDDDDKPIEKPDDDKPVCKDHMNNPSLWKANEAGIITCHCGAEGLKLKRLLPLGWVSDLLKKVEKLADASELLDLPETVLEQCPCFNSNGHIDMENGKLLKAACREGSEDNFLYCPSVRDVQQDDSKHFQHHWVKGEPVIVRNVLEATSGFSWEPMVTYRACRQIRNTNHETLLDVHSTDCLDFCEVKTNLRDFFTGYIKGRYDRMGWPQVRKLKDWPPSKAFEENLPRHAMEFLCSLPLKQYTHPDNGPLNLAVKLPKNCLKPDMGPKTYIAYGFEKEFGRGDSVTKLHCDMSDAVNVLTHISEVAIEEGKQSGIEELKKKHAKQDVKELYSSVANKEEMIKILVKSQQEAENVESDDGALWDIFRREDIPKLESYLLKHYQEFRHFYCCPLSQVSHPIHDQTIYLTRYHIKKLKEEYGIEPWTFNQKLGDAVLIPVGCPHQVRNLKSCTKVALDFVSPENISECLRLTKQFRLLPPNHFAKEDKLEVKKMIIHAVDKSLRDLSGEEYPEPEEKKTFKGGKSKAKRGTKGGAKAAKKLPLSERSLEAQVEKKAEEEKSKGIVDKTLEDLPPSEKSSWEEKSKGIVNPIDKALEDMPPTEKKFQEAEGVKRAKIVKTYVRKKFRSRGGEKSQDSKDIRAEEKAEK; this comes from the exons ATGGATTCTGCGGAGGATGTTGCTATGGTGGTTGAAGAAGCGAACGGTCGCGGCCGTAGGATTCGGAGAGCTTCTACGAAGTTGACGAATTACGTTGACCCTGTCactgacgacgacgacgaagaccATGGATCCAATAAGCGAAAGAGGGCTCCGAGAAAGACACAGCAGAAGGTACACGACGACGAAGGTGGTGTGAAGGAGACAGCCTCAGCTAAGACCACCAAGGAGGACTCGGACTCGGAAAAAGACTTAATTGCTGAGGATTCTGGAAACCAGATTACGATTGGGGCGAGGAGGACTCGGAAAAGGACTAATAATAACAAGGATGAAATCGACGACGGTGAGGTTCCAGCTAAGCCGAACAAGAGATCGAGGAACAGATCTAACAACACG GAGAATGCTGGAAGTGCAGATCAGTCCAATCTGTGTCATCAATGTCAAAGGAATGATAAAGGGTATGTTGTGCGGTGTCACAACTGCAAGACGAAACGTTTTTGTCTCCCTTGCTTGAAAACTTG GTACCCAAACATACCACACGAAGATGTTGCCAGTAAATGCCCATTCTGCTGTGGTATTTGCTGTTGCAGACGATGTTTGCGTCTTGATAATAAGATACAC GGCATAAATCCGAATCTCGAGGTCAGCAAGGACGCCAAAATTCAATGCTCTAAATATATTTTGCGATGGCTTCTCCCACATATGAAGGAATTAGTTGATGAACAACTTGCTGAGATGGAAATTGAGGCCAAGATATCTG GACTGAAGTTTGAAGAGGTGAGGCCCCTAGACGCTGAATCTTTCCCTGATGAAAGACTATACTG TGATATCTGCAAGACTTCGATCTTTGATCTCCATAGGAGTTGCTCGGCCTGTACTTGTGATATCTGCCTTACATGTTGCCTTGAGATCCGCAATGGAAAGGCTGAGGCATGTCAGGAGGATGTGTCCTGGAATTATGTTAACCGAGGTTTAGAGTATGAACATGGAGATGAAGGCAAAGTTATTGATCAGccggatgatgatgataagccTATTGAGAAGCCAGATGATGATAAGCCGGTTTGCAAAGACCATATGAATAACCCATCTTTGTGGAAAGCAAATGAAGCTGGAATCATTACTTGTCACTGTGGTGCTGAGGGTTTAAAGTTGAAACGCCTACTTCCTCTTGGTTGGGTATCTGATTTGTTAAAGAAAGTAGAAAAACTTGCTGATGCCAGCGAGCTTTTGGATTTACCTGAAACTGTTTTGGAGCAATGCCCTTGTTTTAACTCTAATGGtcatattgacatggaaaatgGTAAACTGTTAAAGGCTGCTTGTCGAGAAGGTTCGGAAGACAATTTTCTGTATTGTCCAAGTGTAAGAGATGTTCAACAAGATGACTCGAAGCATTTTCAACATCATTGGGTAAAAGGTGAGCCTGTGATTGTGAGGAATGTGCTTGAGGCTACATCTGGTTTTAGCTGGGAACCAATGGTAACGTATCGTGCCTGCCGTCAAATACGCAACACCAATCATGAAACACTTCTAGATGTTCATTCTACTGATTGTCTGGACTTCTGTGAG GTAAAGACTAATCTTCGCGACTTCTTTACCGGATACATTAAGGGCCGATATGATCGAATGGGTTGGCCACAAGTTAGGAAACTGAAAGATTGGCCTCCATCTAAGGCCTTCGAAGAAAACTTGCCACGTCATGCGATGGAGTTCTTATGCAGTTTGCCTTTGAAGCAGTACACTCACCCTGATAATGGACCATTGAATCTGGCTGTCAAACTGCCTAAAAATTGCTTGAAGCCAGACATGGGGCCAAAGAC ATATATTGCTTATGGATTTGAGAAGGAGTTTGGCCGTGGAGATTCTGTTACTAAGCTCCATTGCGACATGTCTGATGCG GTGAATGTATTGACGCACATATCTGAAGTGGCCATTGAAGAGGGAAAACAATCTGGAATTGAAGAACTGAAAAAGAAGCATGCTAAACAAGATGTCAAAGAGCTGTATAGCTCTGTAGCTAACAAGGAGGAAATGATAAAGATTCTTGTCAAGTCTCAACAAGAAGCCGAAAATGTTGAATCTGATGATGGAGCTCTCTGGGACATTTTCCGTAGAGAAGACATTCCTAAATTAGAAAGTTACCTTCTGAAACATTACCAGGAGTTTAGACATTTCTACTGCTGCCCTTTGTCGCAG GTTTCTCACCCGATACACGACCAGACCATCTATCTAACACGATATCATATCAAGAAGCTGAAAGAAGAATATG GTATTGAACCATGGACCTTTAATCAGAAGCTTGGCGATGCTGTCTTAATACCTGTCGGGTGCCCGCATCAAGTCCGAAATTTGaag TCTTGCACAAAGGTAGCGCTTGACTTTGTCTCACCTGAAAATATCAGCGAGTGTTTACGCTTGACAAAACAGTTTCGTCTACTTCCACCTAATCATTTTGCAAAAGAAGACAAGTTGGAG GTTAAGAAGATGATAATCCATGCAGTCGATAAGTCTCTCAGGGACTTAAGTGGAGAGGa GTATCCAGAACccgaagagaagaaaacatttAAGGGAGGGAAAAGTAAGGCAAAGAGGGGAACCAAGGGAGGTGCTAAGGCTGCCAAAAAGTTACCTCTAAGTGAAAG GTCTTTGGAAGCTCAAGTGGAGAAAAAAGCTGAAGAGGAGAAATCAAAGGGGATAGTCGATAAGACTCTCGAAGACTTACCTCCAAGTGAAAA GTCTTCTTGGGAGGAGAAGTCAAAGGGGATAGTGAATCCAATCGATAAGGCTCTGGAAGACATGCCTCCAACTGAAAAGAA GTTTCAAGAAGCCGAAGGGGTGAAAAGAGCCAAGATAGTAAAGACATACGTGCGGAAGAAATTCAGAAGCCGAGGGGGTGAAAAGAGCCAAGATAGTAAAGACATACGTGCGGAAGAAAAAGCAGAGAAGTGA
- the LOC104784875 gene encoding acyl carrier protein 1, mitochondrial-like, with the protein MALRNAILRHLRVPVQNLGLNQSQIGFLGSIRSFSSHDDHLSREAVVDRVLDVVKSFPKVDPSKVTPEVHFQNDLGLDSLDTVEIVMAIEEEFKLEIPDKEADKIDSCTLAIEYVYNHPMSS; encoded by the exons ATGGCACTGAGAAATGCAATTCTTCGTCACTTGAGGGTTCCGGTTCAAAACCTAGGACTGAATCAGTCTCAAATTGGGTTCCTTGGTTCGATCCGGTCTTTTTCTTCTCACGATGATCATCTCAGCAGAGAAGCTGTCGTTGATAGAGTTCTTGATGTCGTCAAGAGCTTCCCTAAAGTCGATCCCTCTAAG GTGACTCCTGAGGTACATTTCCAAAACGATCTGGGGTTAGATAGTTTGGACACAGTGGAGATAGTGATGGCTATTGAAGAGGAGTTCAAGCTGGAAATCCCAGACAAAGAAGCTGACAAGATCGATTCTTGCACTCTCGCCATTGAATACGTTTACAATCACCCAATGTCTAGCTAA